TCTGTGGCGTTAAGCTTGGGCTCTTAAGTCTCTGTAGAGACAGTTGAAGGAGAGCTATAAGGGCAACTCAACCAAAGTTATTACAACGGTAGAAGCAGATTTAGTCCCTGATGGATAAAGAAAGGGGACCTGGTGATTCCACCATGATTTAATCAAAGGGAAACGTCAAAGTGCATTGTTTATATCAGACGGTGATCTGAATATAGATAACCCTAAAAATTCAAGCATATTTTCAAAATGATTTTGAGCTTAAATTGGCAGATCTCAAGTAATCATTCACTAAACTAGAACCGTCACCAATGATTTCAAAAGCAACAAGAAAAACCGACTGGTCAATTGGCCAAGAGGAGAGCCGCCTGTCTCCAATCACAATCACAATAGCTATAGCTGTCTAAACAATTCAACTCCATGGCAGATAACTCATGAGAAAGGgtctataaataaataaatatataaataaaaaatgggtAATTTTTCTAGGCCCTCCCATGACAAGCAATATATAACTGTAGCTCCCAAAGGATTTCATGTAAAAGAAGATGACATACCAAACAAATCAGAGTTTTACAACATTCTTACTGGGTGATCCCCTTTGATATATAAAGGGGTGCTAAGAACTAACAACTACTATTAATGAAAACTTTCACCCAATGCAATTGATCAAATTATCAGCTTAAGTCCCATTATACTAATATAGCGGGTAGGCTTCAGGAATTTCTTCTAGCATAAACAGCCAATGTCTAAATTCCATTCAGGAAACATCATCATAGCAGTGAGAACATTTTTTACTCATTGTTAATGTATTTCAACGGCCCATAGTGCTGTAGGATTATGCAGTTGTCAGCTTTGCTGCTTGTGCTCGAAATGACTCCTTTGTCATACCATAATAGACTGGTTCCGTGGTGGAAAAGGTGATGAAGTTCCAGCCAAAAGCTGATCCTCCAACAACATAAGTCCCTTTATTTTGTTCATCTTCAACCTGCTGCTTCTGACCAGATATACCTGAAGGAAGATTATGTTCTGATGGCGCAGCAGATGAAAGCTGCCCTTCTGGCACATTGTCACATCTTGGTGCGGAAAGTGCTTGTGCTGTCATCTGTTTGTATAGTTCCATCAGAAGCTTCACCTCTGCATAAATGCCACATATAGTCATAAGTACATCTCATGAACCCATAAACATTTAAACCTGACTGTCATATAAAAGGTAAGAAACAATATCTCATGCAAGTAACTCCATCATAAAACCCTGGATTGTCCAAAAGGATCCAAAACTGGAGCACAAGCATACATGGAGCTGAAGAATCTAACAATGTGTAAATTTCAGAAGATGCGACATGTATCATTAGCTATAGTACATCAACTTTGAGAAGATGTGTAAATTAGTAGGTTGCTTATATGGTTTCAGCTGTGTGGttagtttctttttcttgtacTCTATTTACTCTTCAAATATCCCCCtttgagagaaaaataaagGCTCGTATCATACTTTCCTTTTGTCTCTATCACAAATCTTAAGATGGCTATTCACAAACCATGTATGCTATGCTAACGGTTTCTAAATAGGTGGGCAATGTGAAGACGACAAACTGACTTCAAGGATGAACTCTATATAATCATTCACAAATAATTGTTAAATCAAGTTAGCACATGGGATGAAACTTGTATCTGATGATAAACCATCCACTATGTATGCCAATTTAGGTCAGTTTTATTGAACATAATGTCACTGcatgaaaaacccaaaaaagaagaaaaaggatgAACTCTATATAATCATTCACAAATAATTGTTAAATCAAGTTAGCACATGGGATGAAACTTGTATCTGATGATAAAACATCCACTATGTATGCCAATTTAGGTCAGTTTTATTGAACATAATGTCACTGcatgaaaaacccaaaaaagaagaaaaatatcttGATGAGCTTACGTTCTTGAATTTCGTTGGCTGCCTTACACTTCTGAAAGTCAGGGGTCCGGAGAACCTTCAGGACAACCAAAGGAAAAACATTCAAAGTCATTCATACATGACACAACATAGCAAATCAAATAAGCATTTCAAAACGCTAGGATGGAAAGATCAATTGAGTGAGGTTTCATCCAAAAACTAGATACATCACATATTCTAAGAACCGAGTTAACACTGATTGGTCTATCCACTGCAGTCTCTCGGCCACCTAATGCACGTTTAACCAGCTATGGTCTCCTATTTCCACTGATGGCTTATTAGATTACTAGTTACAATGCATTATAAATCAAACTTCAAGTTCAGCTCAAAGAATCAAGCTCAATCGAAAATTACACCAAATAATCACTAAATGTAAGAGTTGCATGCAATTTCATAAGCCTAAATACACTTTGTCACGTAAATGGTCATATTGGTTCCTCCATTAACATATGCATTTTAAACAAACCCAAATTGGGTGCAAAGATCAACTTGATAAATGAAATCAAGTAAAGAAGTCCTATTCCATAAGATGAAAAACCCAGAACCCAAATTCTCCAAAACTAGAAAAAAATGGGATAAAGACGCAAACTTGGAGAAATGGGTGTGAATAATTGTACCTCAAGAACATTAGGACGAATGTCTCTGAGGACGGCACGAATTTTGAAGTAGCCGGAGTTGGGGATTTGGGCATCACTGTCGAGGGGTCTCTTCTTGGTCTTTGGATGAAGATGAGGGGGAGTTTCGACTGCGTTCGGAGGAGGATTTGGGATTTGGGTCGGTGGCGTTGGTTCTTCCATTGATGATGCTCTCTGGGTATTTTGGGGTGTGTTCGAGACCCAGGAGTCACTTTGTCACCAACACAAAAAAGTGCACGACAGTACTTGGCTTCTTACCAAATATGGTAAGAGTGTAAGAAGCGAGATTTTCAATTTGGCCCATAAACTTTTCCCCTTGCGGCAGTTTGATCCCTCAATTTTAGACTCAaccaaaaaaaatggaaaagaacATACTTGTTGTAAATTTATTATCTATATggttgtccacgtaaatactcattagttatgtactttgatgtaaaccctacctctatataaaggaggctaatgagactgaatgaatatacttctacttcctcccaattattctctctccatcttcttcctactttataacatgttatcagcacgtttGCTCTATTTTTTTTAGACTCCATGATGATCTTAGAGTTTTTGGTGCAAGCTTGTTGCTTTTGACCTTAACTTTGATCTATGAGTTTAATTTGTCTTTCGATTTGACTATTTGATATGCATACTAATATAATATTTCCATTCACTGTGCAATCTGCTTCTCTTGTTAGCTATATATATTACTGGGTTCATTAATTTAAATAAGTAGACAAGATGTCTATGCCAACTAGTAAATTGATTATGCTTTTGATTTTCATTATATGTACATGTTGTATATCAGTGAGTTTTTAATCAGCACGTTTGAAAAGAATGATCAAAGTAAGGTAGTTTTTCACATACAATTGCAAGCTATGCATCTGTAATTGGACGAGCTTCTGTTCTTATTTGCAATATATACTTGTTTATTGTCTCTCATATATAATCACTAGTGAATCAATATATTTGTTGTTCCTTATATCTTATAATGGCATATGTAGTCTGATGATCATATGTCTGCCATGATAATATCTACTCTGTTTATGATGGGTGCATGGAATTCTCTCCGCCATAGTATATTAACGATATAGTCTTACCATGGTTATCTCCTCTGTTTATACCTACAAGCTATTCTGCATGTTCGAGACCTTCAGTGATATTTACCGGTGAGCAATTTCAACTACCAGTAAATAAGGCTATAAGAATTTCCAAAAATCCAGTCTTTCAATTGAAAGAATTTCAGGTACGTATTTATCTATTTTGACCATTtgattcatcttcttctttcattCAATTTGGAAAATTTATATGGTGAACTCACACCTATATCTACTTGTGAGTTTTGTAATCAAAATAGATCGAGACCTAAAGTCTCTTATTCGATTACAaagggcctgaagttcctcaagaGTTACATATTCAAAATTAATTGTAacatgaaattttctcaaagctTCACGAGGGTCAAAAGTttcacaaaattatacaatgatccaaATCGCATGTTGCTTGATCCCTGATCATATGGGGACCTGAAGTTCCACTAATATCATGAAATGTAAATTGGAAAATTGTGACATGAAGCTCTTCAGAAATTTATACAATTACGAGGGCTAGAAGATCCTCAAAGTTATATAATCGAGTATATGAACTCACATATTTTTGatccccaataattataagaggGCCAGAACTTCCTTAAAATGTTTGGGTATTGGGGTTCCCTCCTCTGCAAGACAATatgaatttgaagttcaattttgaacAGTTGGCTAAAACTAGAAGCCACGTTCTccacaagataaaattatgttcttgtgtgattagaggagagaaaaaagattatcattttgtgaagttaagcagaccagaagttctgtgtaatttcttcattaatggaaccagaagtttccacaGTTCATTTTATTGCatagtttatctatttatttttcttcccggcaatttttctatttttttatgtactttcattacagtacttatcttttaaattaatttttttgttactcatacggaccagcagtcatatacctcgaacatatgaattttgagtgtaatatttttgaaccagaagttcaaaatttcatagcagaacttgaagttctaacagtaaaactcaaacccgaagttttgagtataaaatataaattagataaaagtgaacttgaagcttcactttagtcacctcgagcctgaagtttcgagcatcaaatttatttgaacccgaagttcaaattacgaAATTTTAGAACATGCAgttcataaaaaaatatatatatattcgaacctgaagcttcgattacacatacaattcattcatagtttatttgactttatgtcaactcgaactagaagtttcgagtaaattttcatatgtcgattgatacattcttcttttTGACTACAGATTTATATGTGACGcagaacttgaggttctccacaTGATAAAGTTAATTGTTCttatggattgtagtctttaactcgaaattttgagtatatcattttggccagcAGTTCAAAATAAATTTGGTCAATTGCAATTGTTGATATTTCACAATTGATGTTTACTAAAGTTAAGGTAACACTCATATCAggagttgtagatcttgatctatagctccaaatgagctactatcatgttaccgaatttgaaatattgttgcattaattgcttactatatggttggagaagactttatgccatcggatatatactgtatcgaattttctgcagtaaattaaggcatatgatgtcatgaacctgaagttccttgaaccaaatacactattttggcatgaccggttacatcatcttttgtctaccatgttgcatggaatcacttacaagtttgatgattgctaatcttactcacaagcaaattgtttatttacatatttgcgagttgtcactttaatgagacaatcctcctgcaattagggggagaaatattgttcttgaagaacgatatgaattggtgtgagatatttatccaccgtctcattttgactttgagaaatatcaaaactagtgaattgataaaagaaagtgacaaaatttATATGCTAAATGCCTAAATATGCAAAGGCATCTGCTTGAGTTAAAGTCCCTGAGACCAaccatattaatacaaacaatgtagactccatttgatttgtgggatgcaagtgtacccaattgacatggttctcctgaagagaatgtcattaaacaatatcacagctcctaatatggctacacatacaaAGGGTGTAGATACGCCATTAGGAAATGATGTCTTggtgatacaataataaatcaatatggttgatgctaatgAACAAAGCATGTTTTGACCTAAAATTTGGTTTGGGTCCGCCACCAACCAATGAAGatcttcactccaaagaaagtgatagatttttgaatgcatcttttgagcatggtcataataagacagtcttcccgccgttagggggaggaaagactactgtcatttgaataacggcGTGAATTAGTGTGGATTATATCCACCAGGTCTCAAGTTTTAAACTCCCAAAAAGGGAAGATCATACAAGCCCTATAGTGCTCGACAcgagattataagtaaaaagatccacattcgctacatgactcatctatgagagatgattgtcctagaagtGACAATATATGCCCCAGAAGTGGTATGTGTACCCAATGttaataagcttattatagctaatgcatgcatataagaatgtgtgggatctatgattaat
This portion of the Rosa chinensis cultivar Old Blush chromosome 1, RchiOBHm-V2, whole genome shotgun sequence genome encodes:
- the LOC112174328 gene encoding uncharacterized protein LOC112174328 gives rise to the protein MEEPTPPTQIPNPPPNAVETPPHLHPKTKKRPLDSDAQIPNSGYFKIRAVLRDIRPNVLEVLRTPDFQKCKAANEIQEQVKLLMELYKQMTAQALSAPRCDNVPEGQLSSAAPSEHNLPSGISGQKQQVEDEQNKGTYVVGGSAFGWNFITFSTTEPVYYGMTKESFRAQAAKLTTA